In Conger conger chromosome 5, fConCon1.1, whole genome shotgun sequence, the DNA window AATACTTCAGACGCCTATACAATTCCCGTTGATTACTGGatattttaaagagaaataTCTATTCTCACCTCCCCCCCCACTCTatccctccctcacctctccctccatccctccctctttccctctctctcgctccatccctccctctccctccctctctccctccctctcgctccagACTCGGCCTGTTTTCCCACAGAAATGTGATGGTGATGCCTGAGGGGACAGCTAGCGGTGTTTTTGGCTGGGCCTTGGCTGGGGGGGTGTGAAGCTGCGATCGGGTTCACACCTCCCCATGATTGCAGGCCTGGGCCAATATTGACCAGCGTTCAGCGTCTGGGCCGCAGAGACGGCTCACTGGCTGCTCTCTTTGGAGACGCAATTGACCCCTGACATCTGATTCTGCAGAACAAACAGCACGGAGAGGCATTGCCGGACACTGTGTTCTTCCCTGACTAACGGGGTCTTTGTTTGTTCTCATATCTCTAGGCTGTTCACAGTGTGATTCTTTTATTCCACCTTAATTTTTAGTCGCTTTCTGTTTAAAACTTTTATGTCACAGTAACCTTATGAACAACTGAATGAAGATTATGCcttgaatttatatagcgcataCCTCACAATTACAGCACTTTATAGTGACGACGGGGAAACTCACCCCAGCCAccatgcaacggcagccattttgtgccagaacgctcaccacacaccagctgaggtggagagagagagaacgctcaccacacaccagttgaggtggagagagagagagagagagtgagagagagagagagagacagagagagagcgctcaccacacaccagctgaggtggagagagagagagagagagtgagagagaaagagagagagagagcgctcaccacacaccagctgaggtggagagagagagagagagagctcaccacacaccagctgaggtggagagagagagagagaacgctcaccacacaccagctgaggtggagagagagagaacagctaTCAGCCGGCTGCATACGGGGATGATTATCTgccaggttgagagagccaggttgggaactTAACCAGGACATCAGGGACATCGCTgcgctggggcattggggataatttgaccagagggaagatcgccccctactggcccaccaacaccacttccagcagtgACTTAATAttcccaggaggtctctcaAACCAAGCCCACaactgcttagcttcagccattctgAAGGAACAGGGTGCCTCCAAGCAACAAGAACAagatgttctcacaatgttactggaatatAGTCTCAATGTTGCAGCATCATTGTGAGAGGGTTTTGTGTTAGCAGGGATGGTGATATGATTTCTGGCTGAGAGAACGGGGTCTTCTctcaattaataaaaaaaagttttccccCAAAATGAGTGTGATTTGTGGGGTCCGGGGAGCTGTATTGGGCCAGTCCAAACAGGGGACCCAGCGTAACCATGGCGACACACAACAGGGCCAGGGCATCATCAGTTTCCATGGTGACCCCTGCCCCGCCCATTGCATTGCAGCACATTCAGTCAGACCAGGCTAACCGCAGTCTCAGTCTGTCAGAGTAACTGCGTCGTCATTAAAGCATTAATGTATGCAAATGTCTGCTAACCCAGAACTGCAATACAGATGATCAAAGAGTCACCAAGCTagcattcatttacagttttttacactGTGACGCTAGTCTCACAagcttgtgctcaattttcaaaacctcagacacaacactcaaaatggtgagctcttgtaacacagcctgttcGCCTGTTCAAAACAAGCATTGTgtatatctttgaagaaatctcgcacttccaaactcattggttcaaattcctcatttttcatgaaatactatcagaacatttgtttagatcgcccacacaaaatatacatatagattcactgtttagttgtttttacaatacttgaAAAAATACAATACTAGAATACTATACttgaaaaaatacttgatacatgtttcattatggcggcacggatggtgcagtgggtagcaccgccgcctcacagcaaggaggtcctgggttcgaatccccgggcctctctgtgcggagtttgcatgttctccccatgtttgcgtgggtttcctccgggtactccggtttcctcccacagtccaaagacatgcatgttaggctgattggagagtctaaattgcccgtaggtatgagtgtgtgagtgaatggtgtgtgtgccctgtgatggactggcgacccgtccagggtgtattcctgcctttcgcccaatgtatgctgggataggctccagcccccctgcgaccctgttcaggataagcgggttcagataatggatggatggatggatgtttcattatggtctttttgtggttctaaataaagggaatagtggaaacagtagGAGAGAGTGGAATCATAGAACAAAAATctgaatactgtaaaaaatatatataatgatAACATACTTTGggtttgtttcacagtttttcaCAGTTAGCACAAGGGAACTGTATGTGGACCAGACCatcttttcattgcttttacaaaaaatcaggctgaaccaccgaaaactatacatttctacGGTCCAATCAGAAAATCACTAACAGAAAATtgcactcctttgacctctccctgcagcactctcccccaacccataaggctggaaaccttctagACCTGATCTTtttgaggaactgctcctcttctaaccccactgttaacCCTTTACACATGTCTGAttaccacttcatttccttctctaTCCCCCTTGatcccctgcctccctcccctcctctcacccccactgtctcagtcctcttgtctcccggcctgctcgatcctcccctcccagcacatgggtttctgaccttctacgttcctccaggcccagcctacgtgcagctgagaggaagtggaggaaatcaaaagacccatcagACCTTCCTATCAgactctcctggcggaattctcctccactatcaccactgccaaaataaattactacaaaacaaaaatccagaattccaccTCTAACCCTcatcaactgttctccattttctcctctctcctcagcacacctcccccaccatctcaggcctccctcactgctgatgacttcgcAGTGTTCTTCCACGAGAAGGTCCCAGACATCCGCAGCACCTTCACGACCATCACCCCctctatgcctgcctccctttctgtgcctgccccctgtttctcctctttctgtccccttacagatgctgatgtgtctcacctcctgctctcccaccgccctactacttgtgccctggaccccatcccctcaaacctctttcaggcaatcacacctgacatcctcccgtttgtcacctcccttgttgactgatctctgtcctctggctgctttccctcatcattcaagagggcctacatcaccccgctcctgaAGAAACCCACTCTGGACCTCCTGCATTCAGAACTACCGTCCgatatctctccttccttttctatccaaatccattgaatgagctgcctccaaccaactctcttccttcctctcacagaataacctgctggacccccacctgtccggcttcagacctggccactcgacggagaccacactcctctccgtcagtgagtcccttcaggcggcacgagcaacctctctctcctctatcatGATGCTTCTTGACCTCTTTGCGGcattcgacacggtcaaccactccatcctcttagcctccctgccatctacagggatctgtggcacagccttagactgGATTCAAtcctatttctgtgtgtgtgtgtgtgtgtgtctgtgtgtccaccGTGTGTGCCCTgtatgtgccctgtgtgtgtgtgtgtgagcgtgtgtgtgagtgtgtgtgtgtgtgtgagagagtgtgtgtgtgagtgtgtgtgtgcgtgtgtgtgtgagagtgtgtgtgtgtgtgtgtgtgtgtgagagagagtgtgtgtgtgtgagtgtgagtgtgtgtgtgtgtgagtgtgtgtgtgtgtgtgtcagctccATTTATGGCACCTGGTAGAAGCCTCTGTCCAGACTCACTAGCatgcaataaaaacatgtaaaaatggGCAATTCTAattcaaacaataaaacaaacataggctacatgcagacaggaaatgaaatatGGGGAAAAGATAATTTGGGGAGCACAGGTTTACATCACAAATACAATTCCCAGTTATGTTATTCTAATGTTTAATGAAATGTTGAGATGGTATTCCACATACACTCGGACGCAGAGGTCAGAGAGAGTGACCTAACTATGTTTTGCCTCCTGCCAAAGCCCATGTGATCCATTTGCGAAtggttataaaaaaataaaaaaataaagtggaTTAATTTACACAGAAATTAATAACGTGTTTAAAATCGCGGGACCCTCTCAAGAACAATCAAAATGATCAAACCAATGCAGGGTAATCAACGAAATTTAAAACAACGACTCCATTCGTGGCCTCTGGTCTCACTCCATTCAGTCTCCATTGTTTCCGCGTTTCAGGGCGTCGCACCTCTTATTCAGGCACGACCAGAAACTCGTTTCTTTTCATCAAACGGATTATACCGACCTTACATATATGTATAGGCGCGAATGGCGCTCAGTAGTCTTAGGATACTCATTACGCAAATTAGCGTCACGGCAGCGAAACATCGAAACGAAACAAGTCTTTGCATGCCCGAATCTGTGAAACTCGGGAACATATCACATAAAAACCTCACAGCGAAAACCTCGATAATCAAATCAACGCCAGGCGGCGCTCGTTGACAATATATGCAAGGGGCTATAACCAGCAATAACTGGTGATCTCAGACCATGAGCCATATTAGATTTAGATTCAGTAATACTGAGTCTCAACACGCTTTACAAAGTGCACTTTGATATCAACCAATGCTTGAAAACAGTGCGTGCATCGATGCATGAAGAAATAACCAGATTTAAATAAGATTATGGATCACACATGGCTATTCTCTAGCTGTGCAATAAAATATGTGTTCATATCAGCTTTTCCACAACTATTTAGCCTCTTCAGTATATGGTGTCAAGTGAAACACCAGCCTTTAATGATTCATTATTTGTATGATTCCTTTTAGTGAGTAAAACAAATTGCCATTTTATATAAAGAACGATGCGGCATGAATAAGCAGTGACCAGTTCCCCAAAATTCACAAACACTATTATTGTATGCGCCGATTTCTCATTTTATTGTCAATTATGTATCGACCAATAATACAACTCATTAAATATCGCTTCCACATAATTTAGTAATATACTGACATTAAAAGAATAACAAACATATCTGCTATTCTATTCCTTGGAGTGGagatatttcccatttttgttttcattatctGCATTATACACACCTGTTTATCTATCCTTCACAATGTTTCTTTATAAATACAGATTTATAATTAGATTTGGTTTATTGGGCGGTGTGGGTGGAAGATGCCATTGAAGCCATTTATGTAATTTTACACATATTTGTCTAATGAGAACACATGTAGGTTGATTCTGGGATGTTGTTCCACTGCGATTACGGCATGTGAAAAATATCCGCGTGCGCATACGCAACCTGCACGCGCTTGTTGCACTGGTCCATCACATGCCCCGTGAAGGCAGGACGGCCACGTGACGGGGCGCGACTGCGCAGTGACGGGATGAGAATTGGGACGTGTTTTAACATGTCTGCCCTTGTAGTGGTCAAAGACAACCGCACGAGGGCAATCGGCATCTGGAAAAGACTCCAACGAAGGGCTTCGGAAAACTAGGTTTTCGAAATGTCACGGTTGTTCGCATACGTTGGACGCATGCCGTGGAGATCTGCAGGAAAAAGTTGCATTGAGCGAGACAATCCGCGTGCACAGAGGCTAATCCTCAAGGTGCAAACTGTGgtgttgtaaaataaaaaaatgttcatgaCAATACACGGCATAGTATGATCATAACAGTTAAGAAAgtaatttatcatttataaaacgCCAAGGGCTATTGCGCAATAGCGACGGGTGCACTTGTCACATGAGAGATATCGCGTGCTCAGAATAAATCACAGGACCGGACATGTCCGTTCGTCGATGCCAAAATCATCGAATGCTGTTTGCTtcgtcattaattcattgtTACAAATAAAACGCCAacttttgtgtatttatttcctTGTTTATCATATTACGGATTTGATTCCTACGCATCTGAAATTaatcagtattttttatttgcgaAAGCATTCGATCTGGGTGTAGAAACCTTAGTGGGCCtataacattttcatattttgtattaCTGACAGTAATATTAATAACATTATTCGCTAAAGTAATGGCCTTCCAGTGCACTTGAATCTGGCGTAAACCGGGGGAGGGGAATTTCTGCGAAAACCCCCACGTGGGTGCCAGTCAAAGGTTTAGTGCCGACATCAAATAGCTGCAAAGGCTGAGACTTGTGTTGAAAACTGTTGGCCAATTACAGAAGTCTCCGCTGGTTTAAGCCACGCCCACACCGAGAGTGAATAAAACGCTCCCGGTATCACGAGAGAGAGCAGACACGCGCCGGACAGAGAACAAGCTGTACGAGCAAGGACGTACTATTGCGCTTTACCACGCCAACGTTTCAAGGACATCAAATCTGGATTATATACAGTGGTTATCTACATCGCATTGCGCAGTTTATATACAGTGGTTATCTACATCGCATTGAGCAGTCTGCATTCTGGAATTCATCCTTACATTTGTCAATATGACTCTGGAAGATCTCGTCGGATACAACCTTTCTGAGAATAAGTAAGTATTCACACGCAGGCCACCCGTGTCGACAAGCTGTCAGGCGTGTGCTGCTTCTGAAATCAGTAGTACTTATCTTGGACAGTGTGCTGGAGGCACTGTCGTGGAGATATTACCCCCAGGACTGTCAGCGCGCAATTTCAGTGTCCAGCACTGTGGCCAGTGTTCGAGCGCGTCGGTTATATTTCGTTGCTTTGGAATGCTGAATCTCAcctgtttatttttcatctctTCCTCGTAAAGGATGGAGAACGTGAGCCAGGCTTTAGAGGAACTCCTCGTGGCCGCACAGAGGCAGGACTGCCTCACCGTGGGAGTGTACGAGTCTGCAAAgcttatgaatgtgtgagtatgaTTCTTCCACATGTCTAATACCAACTCATCGGTAGACTCTGACTGATAAATCGCAATTGTTTTGTTAAAGAATGAAATGATTCGCAATTGTTTTGTGAGATTTGTGTTAATATTGTATGCTATGCTTGTGCATTGCAGCGACCCGGACAGCGTGGTGCTGTGCGTTCTGGCGGCagatgaggaagatgaagacGACATAGCACTTCAGATCCACTTCACTCTGATCCAAGCCTTCTGCTGCGACATCGACATTAACATCCTGCGCGTCTCCGGCATGAGTCGCCTGGCGCAGGTCCTGGGCGAAGCGGACACGGTGGACAGCAACGGAAACGAACCAAAAGACCTGCATTGCATTCTCGTTACGGTAAGTGTCTGACGAAACGCATTCGGGTCACATGTTGCTGTGCAACAACCGAAATGCTAGCACTGAACATTGCACAACGTCACTTGCAAAACGTTGACAGGCTGACGTAGGCTAATGCTTTTGCAACTACAGTGGGCGTGAAATAATGGCATTATAGGTTAAGTTGCAGATTAAGTTTTTTTCAGAACGCGTGTCTAACTGAACCCTTTTCCACATCCGCTCTTTAGAGTCCTCACGTTGACGATCTGAAGAGCCAGGCGCTGAAAGAGGTCGGGAGCTTCTGCAAGGAAAGTCGCTGCAAGGATCAGTGGGTACCGTCGCTTGCCCTGCAGGAGCGCTGAACAAGCACCCCGAAACAAAGTGGAACCAGACCAGCGAAAACGCCGGAATTTTAAAATCGTCGTTCTTAACCAAGTTAAGAAAGGCGCCCAGGGGAAGATGACGGGTCCTGTGGAATGTCCCACTCGGATGGAGCTGGGATAAGGCCGGTGCCTGTTCTACTCAGCCCCCCCGCCCGTGAACCCGGAAGATCGCGTTTGTGGAGAGTGACAGTTAACTGGACTGAGGCAAGAGCCGTTAGCGTGGCAGCTGCTGCGTGCGCGCGAGTGGGAGGACCGTGGCGGTTTTCGGTGTTGTCACGGAGTTGGAGGCGATGTGAGGGTGGGGGCTGACAGTGATGTCAAATAACGAACACATTAGCGAAGTGACACACACTGTCATTTATTGTCAAATGTTATTGATAAAAaaggcttttttcttttttttttttaccatacaCTGTGATAAAGTTGCACCCCTCCCACTGGTTTAATGTGAAACAGGGATGGTGCATCTATGCTGTTTATCTATAGTGGTTTTACTCCTGAgagtaatatattttttatttatgaactgtCTAGAATGTACATGGTCCACATCAGTACTTTTGTCTGacttttgaataaattattgCTCATTATTTGAGTTgctttcatctgtgtgtgtgtttgggaagacAGCCTATGGTGGGCTGAGCTGAATGCTCCTGGAGTTGCCTCACAGTTGTGTGCAAAAGAACGGTTTGGCTGCGATTTTACAGAAGCATCGTGATTGGCAGGCTGTTTTAAACTGTAGGACACGATCCAGGAATTTCTTGAGGAGAAATCGTTCCCGACTGAAGCAGGCGGAAAAGTGGAGGTCCTGTGGAAGGGTGGAGGTCCTGCGGTAGGGTGGAGGTCCTGCGGAAGGGTGGAGGTCCTGCGGAAGGGTGGAGGTCCTGTGGAAGGGTGGAGGTCCTGCGGAAGGGTGGAGGTCCTGCAGAATGCCCTCAACTAAAGTTTGCATCAGAATGAACTTTGTCCTCCTACTCAGTGAGCGAGTCACCCGCTCTAAAGTCTCGCTATGCGCCTGACTGCTGCTAtggaaacgtgtgtgtgtgtgtgtgtgcattggtgtCCCACTTTAATGTGTTCCCTGCCCTGCAGTGACCGCAGGTCGTCCGCAGACGGTCGCTCAGGTTTCTAACAGTGACAGGAACCTGATACTGTGTTCTTAACTCAGCCTGTTGCTAAGAAACCCCTACTCTGCACCTACACTGCAGTGCACTGGGATTCTCAACCAGGTGACTGCGATGGCACTGCCTATGACATCATCAGCCCGCAGTGACATCAGCATCCCACTGACCGTTCACACCTGGGTATGGAACTGGATCATATTGACTGAAGGAATTCTCTCAAAGGGTTATTTAAAGGCAgcaaattaatttttatttaattccctTCAGTGCAGCACCCTGGCACACAGTTATGCCAGACACTGTAGTGGTTGAAAACAAAGACTTGTTACCTCTCAGGAAAGAAACTTTCACCCGCAGGTAGCAAGTGTGTCCGTACCAATTGTACAGTTAGCATAGCCAGCTATTCTGAAGAATGCCtttaattaaatgcaaacaactatattcattacattacattacattaatggcatttggcagaacctcttatgcagagcgacgtacaacaaagtgcaaagtgcatacccataaccaggataagtgcgctgaaagaccctagagggaagtattcAGAGTTGGACCGATATAGCACTAAAACGGTGTTGTGAAAGAGCTTTTGGGTTTCATGAGATGTGGCCAGAGGCTGAAAAGGTGGGGTCTGTATGAAGCCAGAAAAGGGCGTTGCCCGTGGAAACTGCCACTCGGACCTGCGTCAGGGGCCCTCCCCCGCGCCTCCTTGGCGCTTGCGTCAGTGCTGGGCTGGTACACGGACGTTGTGAAATGCGTCGGTTTCACatggtggaggagtggagaaTCTGTGTACAGGACCGACCAAATCTGGGCACGAAATCTGTGTGACTGAGGACTGCCCAAATCTGTGCTGACCTGACCAAGCTCAGCGAACTTAATGCAACAGTAGAAGCATGAGTTGGCATGACACCCCACTGATACTGATTTACAAATCCCCCGGATTCCTCACCTCCTCGTCCTCCGCTCGGAATGTCACCAGCCCCTGCTGAAGTGCACACGACACCCTGCGCTGGAATTGGGAAAATGTGCGAGGTGCACCTCGTATAAAGACCTGGaaacaagaaagaaacaaatcatttttacaTTAGCACCAGGCAACTACACTTTGCTATGAACATAACAAAACAGCGACTGAAACCCCGCAGAAGACGCCCGTTCCGTCTCTGGACCAGTGGGCAGTGTGGCGTGAGAAATGCAGACACTGTAAGCGCATCCAGCTGCAGTCCCCAATAACGCCACAAACCACCTCACCATGTCACTCTCCCATTCGTGTTCGACACCCCGCCCTGGGTGCGTCAACGTCTCCCTgcgcaagacacctcaccctcaacggctcctgacgagctggttggtaccgtgcatgtgcatggtggcctgtgtgaatgggtgaatgagaggcatcaatttaaaagcactatataaatgcagtgcagtccgtTTACCATTACCTGATATAAACATTCATTATACTTCACATATTCTAAAGGAGAAAGTATACTTCAGCATGCAAGACGGTGCTGTTCCTCCACTGCCTCTGTATACAGCTCTCCAGCTGTGtaaaaggtcaaataaaataaaaagtaatactGTAATGGTCTCTCTGCATATACGAGTATCTGTTAAATGGCAGCAATGTACTAAACAGCACGTTAGGAAACATTCTCccggaaagaaaaagaaataaatatgtgTTCACGTTGGTTGCGCAAGACTCCTTACTGTTAGCGGGACGGAAACGTGACGCGTGTTTTTGTGCGTTAGTTTCGTTTCAAA includes these proteins:
- the LOC133128620 gene encoding growth arrest and DNA damage-inducible protein GADD45 beta-like, with product MTLEDLVGYNLSENKMENVSQALEELLVAAQRQDCLTVGVYESAKLMNVDPDSVVLCVLAADEEDEDDIALQIHFTLIQAFCCDIDINILRVSGMSRLAQVLGEADTVDSNGNEPKDLHCILVTSPHVDDLKSQALKEVGSFCKESRCKDQWVPSLALQER